One region of Wyeomyia smithii strain HCP4-BCI-WySm-NY-G18 chromosome 3, ASM2978416v1, whole genome shotgun sequence genomic DNA includes:
- the LOC129732568 gene encoding ERI1 exoribonuclease 2-like, producing MLNLTRPLNAVAGQRNGARIFKYIIVIDLEATCYTRTVHEHEIIEFPAVLLNLVTGKIEAEFRQYVTPLMNPQLTRFCTELTGIRQEQVNAGVSLSNCLLLFDKWLKTVLAARNLFLPRTNPNDPTGNVAFATWTNWDLGECLSKDCARNQIRKPAYFDLWIDVKSIYMNFYKRCSDNLSEALSNMGLIFEGREHCGLDDSRNLAKMIVRMFQDGARFEITNQ from the exons ATGTTGAATTTAACTAG ACCATTGAATGCTGTTGCTGGTCAGCGAAATGGCGCACGAATATTCAAATATATAATCGTTATAGATCTGGAAGCCACCTGTTACACAAGGACAGTTCACGAACATGAAATTATTGAATTTCCCGCTGTGCTTCTAAACTTGGTCACTGGCAAAATAGAGGCGGAATTCCGCCAATATGTCACGCCGCTCATGAATCCTCAGCTAACTAGATTTTGTACTGAACTAACTGGGATTCGTCAAGAACAGGTGAATGCCGGGGTGTCCTTGAGCAACTGCCTTCTACTATTCGACAAATGGCTAAAAACAGTTCTAGCAGCACGTAATCTGTTCCTACCGAGAACAAATCCAAATGATCCGACCGGAAATGTTGCGTTCGCAACTTGGACGAACTGGGATCTAGGAGAATGTTTGAGCAAGGATTGCGCTCGAAATCAAATCCGCAAACCGGCCTACTTCGATTTATGGATTGATGTTAAATCGATTTATATG AATTTTTATAAGCGCTGCTCAGACAACTTATCAGAAGCACTGAGCAATATGGGTTTAATTTTTGAAGGAAGAGAACACTGTGGATTGGACGATTCGCGAAACCTCGCCAAGATGATAGTGCGCATGTTCCAAGATGGCGCAAGATTCGAGATCACTAATCAGTAA